In the Sarcophilus harrisii chromosome 3, mSarHar1.11, whole genome shotgun sequence genome, one interval contains:
- the TEX26 gene encoding testis-expressed protein 26, which produces MSGPAGDTNWNSYETTMMHEYTPKRGEIPDIVRHTDFKGLGYSYKLNDPIHARTLYTEQFNWKPSSKDDMIRTATSSGTRTNKPHPSKEFMTWKLSQEGPKTVAERTAPCQKLTTVKKAESSLPDQEVETVRSSESSPWRIPATLKEIRKAIADQYTSRFREDYLDNSKLKKPTIQGPLDWKTLLPRRLETEFRRNFQIPMKIPELRDLNVKYGYNATVPVPAACGTVPSILLNHIWNQEHSKKQSTYERHYGKESLDLAMLLNSLNENEIKKYLEKVPEDERKLLQNFVNENYNRSGNKHK; this is translated from the exons CGGGAGATACTAATTGGAATTCCTATGAAACGACAATGATGCATGAATACACCCCTAAACGAGGAGAAATTCCTGATATAGTTCG TCATACTGATTTCAAGGGGTTAGGATATTCATACAAGCTCAATGATCCTATCCACGCTAGAACATTATACACTGAACAGTTTAATTGGAAGCCATCCTCCAAAGACGACATGATAAGGACTGCAACTTCTTCTGGAACTAGAACCAATAAACCCCATCCTAGCAAG GAATTTATGACCTGGAAACTTTCTCAAGAGGGTCCAAAAACAGTTGCAGAGAGAACCGCTCCATGTCAAAAGTTGACAACAGTAAAAAAGGCAGAGAGCTCTCTTCCAGATCAAGAGGTGGAAACAGTAAGAAGTTCAGAGAGTTCTCCATGGAGAATTCCTGCTACACTCAAAGAAATCCGTAAAGCAATAGCTGATCAGTATACTTCTCGTTTCCGAGAAGACTACTTGGATAATTCAAAAT TAAAGAAACCAACCATACAAGGGCCTCTTGATTGGAAAACGTTACTTCCTCGGCGTCTAGAAACTGAGTTTAGGCGTAATTTCCAAATCCCAATGAAGATACCTGAATTACGAGACTTGAATGTCAAATATGGATATAATGCAACAGTACCAGTTCCTGCAGCTTGTGGAACTG TTCCTTCCATTCTGCTTAATCACATTTGGAACCAAGAACATTCAAAGAAACAGAGTACATATGAGAGGCATTATGGAAAGGAGTCCTTAGATTTGGCAATGCTTTTGAATTCtctcaatgaaaatgaaatcaagaaataTCTTGAGAAAGTTCCAGAGGATG aaagaaaacttCTTCAGAATTTCGTTAATGAAAATTACAACAGGAGTGGCAACAAGCATAAATAA